One window of the Pelobates fuscus isolate aPelFus1 chromosome 12, aPelFus1.pri, whole genome shotgun sequence genome contains the following:
- the LOC134579025 gene encoding uncharacterized protein LOC134579025 has protein sequence AMTDLFTSIVQTHNPTWADCQQLLMTLFNNEERTRINQAAIKALEEEARTLNQANPAAWATAHYPNTDPEWNVNGTDMVHLKAYRDAIIAGMKAGGKKAINMSKTAEVLQKSDEPPSVFYDRLLEAYRLYTPFNPEAPENSRMVNSAFVSQAYGDIKRKLQKLYMPECPVQLLGRDLLSKLRAQITFLPNGTTSLKFNGPSGIMTLSVPKEEEWRLYTALTSQNPKSDESLFNIPGVWAENNPPGLARNIPPIQIELKLGVYPVSLRQYHIPQKAKKNIQSYLDKFIRYGILKFCTSPWNTPLLPVQKPGTDEYRPVQDLRAVNDAVVSIHPVVPNPYNLLALIPGGATYFTVLDLKDAFFCLRIAAESQCIFAFQWENAVTGSKRQMTWTRLPQGFKNSPTLFGSALSQDLLDFKSIPGECVLLQYVDDLLIAAVPREICQQATHDLLHILWKAGYKVSRKKAQLCLPTVKYLGFHISEGQRIMEPERKEAVCQIPIPKNRRQVREFLGAAGFCRIWIPSYAILAKPLYAAIKGTEHDPFLWTPEQQKAFEDVKKALMSAPALGLPDHTRPFYLYVHEQRRMAVEVLTQYLGSWQRPVAYMSKQLDAVASGLPPCLRAVAAAALLVAEADKLTLGQELYVRVPHAVQTLLDYKGNHWFSNSRMTKYQAMLCENPRVHLETVNTLNPATLLPQPTESQHDCLELMDEVFSSRPDLRDFPIQNPDVQYYTDGSSYVKEGIRYAGYAVTTIDKVIEARPLSKGTSAQKAELIALTRALQLAEGLRVNIYTDSKYAFLTTHAHRALYKERGLLNSEGKEIKYAAEILQLLESVGECQLRYPEYPEREPKICRIEDLPLASINKYSLLLFMLTAATSVIATNWKKRITCRTQGVESNGRTKMVLLGEIE, from the exons gccatgaccgacctgttcacctcgatagtccagacgcacaatccaacttgggctgattgccagcaattattaatgacattatttaacaatgaggagaggactaggataaaccaagcggccattaaagcgctggaagaagaagcccgtacattaaatcaagctaatccagcagcatgggccacagcccattatccgaacactgatcccgagtggaatgttaatggcacagatatggttcatttaaaagcctacagagacgctataattgctggcatgaaagccggaggaaagaaagctataaatatgtctaagacggctgaggtgttacagaaaagtgatgaaccgcccagtgtcttttatgaccgattattggaggcataccgcttgtataccccctttaatccagaagcccctgagaattcccgaatggtaaactctgcctttgtcagccaagcttacggagatattaagcgcaagctacaaaagtta tatatgcctgaatgtccagtccaattgttgggacgtgatttgctatcaaaactacgagcgcagataacgttcctaccaaatggaacaacatccttaaagtttaatggaccttcaggtattatgacattatcagtaccaaaggaagaagagtggcgactttatacagcgttgactagccaaaaccctaagagtgatgaatccttattcaatataccaggagtttgggcagagaacaacccaccaggactggcccgcaatattccacccattcaaattgaactaaaacttggggtttatccagtgagcctacggcaatatcatatcccgcaaaaggctaagaagaatattcaatcatatctggataagttcataaggtatggtatcctaaaattctgtacttccccctggaacaccccattgctgcctgttcaaaagcccggtacagatgagtatcgccctgtgcaggacttgagagcagtcaatgatgcggttgttagtatacacccagttgtgcccaatccgtataacctgcttgctttaattccgggcggggctacctattttacagtcttagacctcaaagatgcattcttttgcctccgaattgctgcagaaagccaatgtatcttcgcattccaatgggaaaatgctgtaacgggctcgaaacgccagatgacttggacaagactgcctcaagggtttaaaaattcacctaccctatttggttcagctttaagtcaagacttactggatttcaagtccatcccaggagagtgtgtactattacaatatgtagatgatttgttgatagccgcagttccaagagaaatatgtcagcaagcaacacacgatctactacacattctctggaaggcaggatacaaggtgtctaggaagaaggctcagttgtgtctgccaactgtcaaatatctgggattccatatctctgaaggtcaaagaataatggagccagagagaaaagaagctgtgtgccaaataccaatacccaagaatagaagacaagtgcgagagttcttgggggcagcaggcttctgtaggatatggattcccagttatgcgatattggcgaaacctctgtatgcagctatcaagggtacagaacacgaccccttcctatggaccccagaacaacaaaaggcatttgaagatgtgaagaaggctttgatgagtgccccagcattaggtctacctgatcacacacgaccattctacttatatgtacacgagcaaagaagaatggctgtggaagtattgacacagtacttgggatcatggcaaagacctgttgcctatatgtctaagcaattggatgcagtggccagtggtcttccaccttgtctaagagccgtagctgcagccgccctgctggtagctgaagccgataaactcactctgggtcaagaactttatgtgcgagtcccgcacgcagtacagacgttgctagattacaaaggcaatcattggttcagtaacagccgcatgactaagtatcaagcaatgttgtgtgaaaacccaagagtgcatttagagactgtcaataccttaaatccagctacccttttgccgcaacctactgaaagtcaacacgattgtttggagctgatggatgaagtattttcaagtagaccagatcttcgtgattttcccatccagaaccctgatgtccaatattatacagacggcagtagttatgtgaaagaagggattcgctatgcaggatatgcagtaacaacgatagacaaggtgatagaagctcggccactgtcaaaaggaacatcagcacaaaaggcagaattgatagcactaacacgagcgttacaattggctgaaggtttgagagtaaacatctacacggactccaagtatgcgtttttaaccactcatgcccacagagctttgtataaagaaagaggactattgaattcagagggtaaagaaatcaagtacgcagctgaaatactacaactattggaa